Proteins encoded by one window of Streptomyces sp. LX-29:
- a CDS encoding cytochrome P450, translated as MATTTIPQRRRSLAPGPKGVPLLGSLAHWKRNTAEFLLGLQRDYGEVVRMQLGPMTVHQVTGPDAVRRVLVENHANYVRGPLYEQFGVVMGKGLLTTDGEFWRGHRRAVQPVFLKQAVNDIVPNIVRATEEMMEGWERKAAAGQPVDLMTDMLKLTLVTLSRSLFAYDIKTETRVLKQIVDDVVEVMFRRGTAAEMLPSWVPTERKRKIERIHRVFDRVVADVRRRYAETGEGPLIALMEQAVDPVTGRPWTAQQIKDELLTVYLAGHETTAVSLCWTLLSIASHPNVQEELDAEIATVLGGGLPDAQNADSLSYTRMVVDESLRMHPPIWIFPRAAVGADQLGGYDIEAGSSILLSPLVTHHNPRYWDNPLAFDPYRFTTEAIRQRPRLAYFPFGAGPRQCVGNFMALLELRLIVAMVNQRFKIQRIPGSSLQYGSPVVSLRPLQDVMVTVVPRERAATPARQPAPASVPAPASVPAPAAGTADAGAVDIGTVDAGAVDTKTVDAGAVDVRTGDAGTVDTAAAGDAPPASCPHHPS; from the coding sequence ATGGCGACGACCACGATCCCCCAGCGCCGGCGCTCCCTCGCGCCCGGCCCCAAGGGCGTCCCCCTGCTGGGCAGCCTGGCGCACTGGAAGCGCAACACCGCGGAGTTCCTGCTGGGCCTGCAGCGCGACTACGGCGAGGTGGTGCGCATGCAGCTGGGCCCGATGACGGTGCATCAGGTCACCGGCCCGGACGCGGTGCGCCGGGTCCTGGTGGAGAACCACGCCAACTACGTCCGCGGCCCGCTGTACGAGCAGTTCGGCGTGGTCATGGGCAAGGGCCTGCTGACCACCGACGGCGAGTTCTGGCGCGGCCACCGACGCGCGGTCCAGCCGGTCTTCCTCAAGCAGGCCGTCAACGACATCGTCCCCAACATCGTCCGGGCCACCGAGGAGATGATGGAGGGCTGGGAGCGCAAGGCCGCCGCGGGCCAGCCGGTCGACCTGATGACCGACATGCTGAAGCTGACCCTGGTCACCCTCAGCCGCTCGCTGTTCGCCTACGACATCAAGACCGAGACCCGGGTGCTGAAGCAGATCGTCGACGACGTCGTCGAGGTGATGTTCCGCCGCGGCACCGCCGCCGAGATGCTGCCCTCCTGGGTGCCCACGGAGCGCAAGCGCAAGATCGAGCGGATCCACCGGGTCTTCGACCGGGTGGTGGCCGACGTCCGCCGGCGGTACGCGGAGACCGGCGAGGGCCCGCTGATCGCGCTGATGGAGCAGGCCGTCGACCCCGTCACCGGCCGTCCCTGGACCGCCCAGCAGATCAAGGACGAGCTGCTCACGGTCTACCTGGCCGGCCATGAGACCACCGCGGTGTCGCTGTGCTGGACGCTGCTGTCGATCGCCTCCCACCCCAACGTGCAGGAGGAGCTGGACGCCGAGATCGCCACCGTGCTCGGCGGCGGGCTGCCCGACGCGCAGAACGCCGACTCCCTCAGCTACACCCGCATGGTCGTCGACGAGAGCCTGCGGATGCACCCGCCGATCTGGATCTTCCCGCGGGCCGCCGTGGGGGCGGACCAGCTGGGCGGCTACGACATCGAGGCCGGCTCCTCGATCCTGCTCTCCCCGCTCGTCACCCACCACAACCCGCGCTACTGGGACAACCCGCTCGCCTTCGACCCGTACCGCTTCACCACCGAGGCCATCCGGCAGCGGCCCCGGCTGGCGTACTTCCCGTTCGGCGCCGGGCCCCGGCAGTGCGTGGGCAACTTCATGGCCCTGCTGGAGCTGCGGCTCATCGTCGCCATGGTCAACCAGCGGTTCAAGATCCAGCGGATCCCCGGCAGCTCGCTGCAGTACGGCTCGCCGGTGGTCTCGCTGCGCCCGCTCCAGGACGTCATGGTGACCGTGGTCCCGCGCGAGCGGGCCGCGACCCCGGCGCGGCAGCCCGCCCCGGCGAGCGTCCCGGCCCCGGCGAGCGTCCCGGCCCCGGCCGCGGGGACGGCCGACGCGGGGGCGGTCGACATCGGGACGGTCGACGCCGGGGCGGTCGACACGAAGACGGTCGACGCGGGGGCGGTCGACGTCAGGACGGGCGACGCCGGGACGGTCGACACCGCGGCGGCGGGGGACG
- a CDS encoding SDR family NAD(P)-dependent oxidoreductase: protein MTTKPTPTSVLITGCSSGIGRACALRLHRAGHQVYATARRPDAIKDLAGAGIHTLPLDVTDEESMRAAVAEVEAAHGSVGALVNSAGYALSAVVEEAELDEVRRQFETNVFGLVRLSRLVLPGMRAAGSGTVVNVSSIFGRYAVPGSGYYNATKHAVEALSDAMRLETAAFGVRVVLVEPGPVRSTEFGAKYVENVRNLKLAGRDYEEFRRQTVDYFNAIYGGGRRTLAGTFAIQSDDVARTVERILRTARPRARYPVGFLAHSTLALRRLAPDSVFDNLFVRRLFPVPRGPRS from the coding sequence ATGACCACGAAGCCCACCCCGACCTCGGTCCTGATCACCGGCTGCTCCTCCGGCATCGGCCGGGCCTGCGCGCTGCGGCTGCACCGGGCCGGGCACCAGGTGTACGCGACCGCCCGCCGCCCCGACGCGATCAAGGACCTCGCCGGGGCCGGCATTCACACCCTGCCGCTGGACGTCACCGACGAGGAGAGCATGCGCGCGGCCGTGGCCGAGGTGGAGGCCGCGCACGGCTCGGTCGGGGCGCTGGTCAACAGCGCCGGCTACGCACTGTCCGCGGTGGTCGAGGAGGCCGAACTCGACGAGGTGCGGCGGCAGTTCGAGACCAACGTCTTCGGCCTGGTGCGGCTCAGTCGACTGGTGCTGCCGGGCATGCGCGCGGCCGGCAGCGGCACCGTCGTCAACGTCTCCTCCATCTTCGGCCGCTACGCCGTGCCCGGCTCCGGCTACTACAACGCCACCAAGCACGCCGTCGAGGCACTCAGCGACGCGATGCGACTGGAGACCGCCGCCTTCGGCGTCCGGGTGGTCCTCGTCGAGCCCGGACCGGTGCGCAGCACCGAGTTCGGCGCCAAGTACGTGGAGAACGTGCGGAACCTCAAGCTCGCCGGCCGCGACTACGAGGAGTTCCGCCGCCAGACCGTCGACTACTTCAACGCCATCTACGGCGGCGGCCGCCGCACCCTGGCGGGCACCTTCGCCATCCAGTCGGACGACGTGGCCAGGACCGTGGAGCGGATCCTGCGCACCGCGCGGCCCCGCGCCCGCTACCCGGTGGGCTTCCTGGCGCACAGCACCCTCGCGCTGCGCCGCCTCGCCCCGGACTCGGTCTTCGACAACCTCTTCGTACGCCGCCTGTTCCCCGTCCCGCGCGGGCCGCGCTCTTGA
- a CDS encoding ester cyclase: MATAEQNKATLERYYEECLNKGNLDVIYEGAGDDHISHGTAPNGKSGVEHLKEWVRIQRASFPDLHVTVEDWIIEGNKVVSRFTARGTHTGEPYAGGLIPARGRKLEIPGIVIDEFDDEGLIVESWFSMDSYDLAQQLGAFDPPAAP; the protein is encoded by the coding sequence ATGGCAACCGCCGAGCAGAACAAGGCGACCCTGGAGCGCTACTACGAGGAGTGCCTCAACAAGGGCAACCTCGACGTCATCTACGAGGGCGCGGGGGACGACCACATCAGCCACGGCACCGCCCCCAACGGCAAGTCCGGTGTGGAGCACCTCAAGGAGTGGGTGCGGATCCAGCGCGCCTCCTTCCCCGACCTGCACGTCACCGTCGAGGACTGGATCATCGAGGGCAACAAGGTGGTCAGCCGCTTCACCGCGCGGGGCACCCACACCGGCGAGCCCTACGCCGGCGGCCTCATCCCGGCGCGCGGCCGGAAGCTGGAGATCCCCGGCATCGTCATCGACGAGTTCGACGACGAGGGCCTGATCGTGGAGAGCTGGTTCTCCATGGACTCCTACGACCTCGCCCAGCAGCTCGGCGCCTTCGACCCGCCCGCCGCGCCCTGA